A genomic stretch from Microtus pennsylvanicus isolate mMicPen1 chromosome 11, mMicPen1.hap1, whole genome shotgun sequence includes:
- the Zpbp2 gene encoding zona pellucida-binding protein 2 isoform X2, whose product MYTTYTPDALEAQKRVLDPKELEFTSGCEPPCRWLGIEARFSETNALEHFPAPINLILTIIKFAQHLGNRQINITNTGKLVVKDFIESLSGLYTCTLSYKTIKAETQEETTIKKRYDFMIFAYREPDYSYHMAVRFTTKSCVGRYNDLLFRVLKKILDNLISDLLCHVIEPSYKCHSVKIPEGDFVHELFIAFQVNPFAPGWKSVCNNSSDCEDATNRNILKARDRIEEFFRSQAYILHHHVNKSIPAMHFVDHSFQVVRIDNCRPGFGKNEGLHTNCASCCVVCSPGTFSPDADVTCQICVSVHTYGAKSCP is encoded by the exons atgtacaccacatacacacctgaTGCCCTCGAAgctcagaagagggtattggatcccaaGGAACTAGAGTTTACtagtggttgtgaaccaccatgtagatgGCTGGGAATAGAAGCCAGGTTCTCTGAAACAAATGCTCTTGAACACTTCCCAGCtccaataaatttaattttaactatAATTAAATTTGCTCAACATTTAG GGAATCGccaaataaatataacaaacacaggaaaactgGTGGTGAAAGATTTTATAGAGTCATTATCTGGACTTTACACGTGTACTCTTTCCTATAAGACTATCAAAGCAGAAACCCAAGAGGAAACTACAATAAAGAAGAGATATGACTTTATGATCTTTg CCTATCGGGAGCCTGATTATTCTTATCATATGGCTGTGCGTTTTACCACGAAATCGTGTGTAGGAAGATATAATGACCTGCTCTTTCGAGTGCTGAAGAAAATCCTGGATAATTTAATCTCTGATTTGTTGTGCCATGTCATAGAGCCGTCATATAAGTGCCATTCTGTTAAAATTCCGGAGGGCGACTTCGTGCATGAGCTCTTCATAGCCTTTCAAG TGAATCCTTTTGCACCAGGCTGGAAAAGTGTGTGCAACAACTCTTCCGACTGTGAAGATGCCACTAACCGCAACATCCTCAAG GCAAGAGATCGGATAGAAGAGTTTTTCCGGAGCCAGGCATACATTTTGCACCATCACGTTAATAAAAGTATACCAGCGATGCACTTTGTGGACCACAGTTTTCAAGTAGTGCGCATAGATAACTGTCGGCCAGGCTTTGGGAAGAACGAAGGTCTGCACACCAATTGTGCTAGCTGTTGCG TGGTCTGTAGTCCTGGTACATTCAGTCCTGATGCCGATGTCACCTGTCAGATCTGTGTTTCTGTCCATACCTACGGAGCTAAGTCTTGCCCATAA
- the Zpbp2 gene encoding zona pellucida-binding protein 2 isoform X5: MRAWALFSAVLWSLVGVGTQRSSLFSKKGFVYGTIEQPVKIYVKLHHNSPVLICMDINRAKKEIVDPTYLWIGPNENTLQGNRQINITNTGKLVVKDFIESLSGLYTCTLSYKTIKAETQEETTIKKRYDFMIFAYREPDYSYHMAVRFTTKSCVGRYNDLLFRVLKKILDNLISDLLCHVIEPSYKCHSVKIPEGDFVHELFIAFQVNPFAPGWKSVCNNSSDCEDATNRNILKWSVVLVHSVLMPMSPVRSVFLSIPTELSLAHKLQAQR, from the exons ATGCGCGCGTGGGCCCTCTTCTCCGCGGTGCTCTGGTCTCTCGTAGGAG TTGGAACGCAACGTTCTTCCTTATTCAGTAAGAAAGGCTTTGTGTACGGCACGATAGAACAGCCAG TGAAAATATACGTAAAGTTACATCATAATAGCCCTGTCCTTATTTGTATGGATATTAATCGTGCTAAAAAAGAAATAGTGGACCCCACCTACTTATGGATTGGGCCAAATGAAAACACATTACAag GGAATCGccaaataaatataacaaacacaggaaaactgGTGGTGAAAGATTTTATAGAGTCATTATCTGGACTTTACACGTGTACTCTTTCCTATAAGACTATCAAAGCAGAAACCCAAGAGGAAACTACAATAAAGAAGAGATATGACTTTATGATCTTTg CCTATCGGGAGCCTGATTATTCTTATCATATGGCTGTGCGTTTTACCACGAAATCGTGTGTAGGAAGATATAATGACCTGCTCTTTCGAGTGCTGAAGAAAATCCTGGATAATTTAATCTCTGATTTGTTGTGCCATGTCATAGAGCCGTCATATAAGTGCCATTCTGTTAAAATTCCGGAGGGCGACTTCGTGCATGAGCTCTTCATAGCCTTTCAAG TGAATCCTTTTGCACCAGGCTGGAAAAGTGTGTGCAACAACTCTTCCGACTGTGAAGATGCCACTAACCGCAACATCCTCAAG TGGTCTGTAGTCCTGGTACATTCAGTCCTGATGCCGATGTCACCTGTCAGATCTGTGTTTCTGTCCATACCTACGGAGCTAAGTCTTGCCCATAAACTTCAAGCCCAGAGATGA
- the Zpbp2 gene encoding zona pellucida-binding protein 2 isoform X4: MDINRAKKEIVDPTYLWIGPNENTLQGNRQINITNTGKLVVKDFIESLSGLYTCTLSYKTIKAETQEETTIKKRYDFMIFAYREPDYSYHMAVRFTTKSCVGRYNDLLFRVLKKILDNLISDLLCHVIEPSYKCHSVKIPEGDFVHELFIAFQVNPFAPGWKSVCNNSSDCEDATNRNILKARDRIEEFFRSQAYILHHHVNKSIPAMHFVDHSFQVVRIDNCRPGFGKNEGLHTNCASCCVVCSPGTFSPDADVTCQICVSVHTYGAKSCP; encoded by the exons ATGGATATTAATCGTGCTAAAAAAGAAATAGTGGACCCCACCTACTTATGGATTGGGCCAAATGAAAACACATTACAag GGAATCGccaaataaatataacaaacacaggaaaactgGTGGTGAAAGATTTTATAGAGTCATTATCTGGACTTTACACGTGTACTCTTTCCTATAAGACTATCAAAGCAGAAACCCAAGAGGAAACTACAATAAAGAAGAGATATGACTTTATGATCTTTg CCTATCGGGAGCCTGATTATTCTTATCATATGGCTGTGCGTTTTACCACGAAATCGTGTGTAGGAAGATATAATGACCTGCTCTTTCGAGTGCTGAAGAAAATCCTGGATAATTTAATCTCTGATTTGTTGTGCCATGTCATAGAGCCGTCATATAAGTGCCATTCTGTTAAAATTCCGGAGGGCGACTTCGTGCATGAGCTCTTCATAGCCTTTCAAG TGAATCCTTTTGCACCAGGCTGGAAAAGTGTGTGCAACAACTCTTCCGACTGTGAAGATGCCACTAACCGCAACATCCTCAAG GCAAGAGATCGGATAGAAGAGTTTTTCCGGAGCCAGGCATACATTTTGCACCATCACGTTAATAAAAGTATACCAGCGATGCACTTTGTGGACCACAGTTTTCAAGTAGTGCGCATAGATAACTGTCGGCCAGGCTTTGGGAAGAACGAAGGTCTGCACACCAATTGTGCTAGCTGTTGCG TGGTCTGTAGTCCTGGTACATTCAGTCCTGATGCCGATGTCACCTGTCAGATCTGTGTTTCTGTCCATACCTACGGAGCTAAGTCTTGCCCATAA
- the Zpbp2 gene encoding zona pellucida-binding protein 2 isoform X3 codes for MRAWALFSAVLWSLVGVGTQRSSLFSKKGFVYGTIEQPGNRQINITNTGKLVVKDFIESLSGLYTCTLSYKTIKAETQEETTIKKRYDFMIFAYREPDYSYHMAVRFTTKSCVGRYNDLLFRVLKKILDNLISDLLCHVIEPSYKCHSVKIPEGDFVHELFIAFQVNPFAPGWKSVCNNSSDCEDATNRNILKARDRIEEFFRSQAYILHHHVNKSIPAMHFVDHSFQVVRIDNCRPGFGKNEGLHTNCASCCVVCSPGTFSPDADVTCQICVSVHTYGAKSCP; via the exons ATGCGCGCGTGGGCCCTCTTCTCCGCGGTGCTCTGGTCTCTCGTAGGAG TTGGAACGCAACGTTCTTCCTTATTCAGTAAGAAAGGCTTTGTGTACGGCACGATAGAACAGCCAG GGAATCGccaaataaatataacaaacacaggaaaactgGTGGTGAAAGATTTTATAGAGTCATTATCTGGACTTTACACGTGTACTCTTTCCTATAAGACTATCAAAGCAGAAACCCAAGAGGAAACTACAATAAAGAAGAGATATGACTTTATGATCTTTg CCTATCGGGAGCCTGATTATTCTTATCATATGGCTGTGCGTTTTACCACGAAATCGTGTGTAGGAAGATATAATGACCTGCTCTTTCGAGTGCTGAAGAAAATCCTGGATAATTTAATCTCTGATTTGTTGTGCCATGTCATAGAGCCGTCATATAAGTGCCATTCTGTTAAAATTCCGGAGGGCGACTTCGTGCATGAGCTCTTCATAGCCTTTCAAG TGAATCCTTTTGCACCAGGCTGGAAAAGTGTGTGCAACAACTCTTCCGACTGTGAAGATGCCACTAACCGCAACATCCTCAAG GCAAGAGATCGGATAGAAGAGTTTTTCCGGAGCCAGGCATACATTTTGCACCATCACGTTAATAAAAGTATACCAGCGATGCACTTTGTGGACCACAGTTTTCAAGTAGTGCGCATAGATAACTGTCGGCCAGGCTTTGGGAAGAACGAAGGTCTGCACACCAATTGTGCTAGCTGTTGCG TGGTCTGTAGTCCTGGTACATTCAGTCCTGATGCCGATGTCACCTGTCAGATCTGTGTTTCTGTCCATACCTACGGAGCTAAGTCTTGCCCATAA
- the Zpbp2 gene encoding zona pellucida-binding protein 2 isoform X1: MRAWALFSAVLWSLVGVGTQRSSLFSKKGFVYGTIEQPVKIYVKLHHNSPVLICMDINRAKKEIVDPTYLWIGPNENTLQGNRQINITNTGKLVVKDFIESLSGLYTCTLSYKTIKAETQEETTIKKRYDFMIFAYREPDYSYHMAVRFTTKSCVGRYNDLLFRVLKKILDNLISDLLCHVIEPSYKCHSVKIPEGDFVHELFIAFQVNPFAPGWKSVCNNSSDCEDATNRNILKARDRIEEFFRSQAYILHHHVNKSIPAMHFVDHSFQVVRIDNCRPGFGKNEGLHTNCASCCVVCSPGTFSPDADVTCQICVSVHTYGAKSCP, from the exons ATGCGCGCGTGGGCCCTCTTCTCCGCGGTGCTCTGGTCTCTCGTAGGAG TTGGAACGCAACGTTCTTCCTTATTCAGTAAGAAAGGCTTTGTGTACGGCACGATAGAACAGCCAG TGAAAATATACGTAAAGTTACATCATAATAGCCCTGTCCTTATTTGTATGGATATTAATCGTGCTAAAAAAGAAATAGTGGACCCCACCTACTTATGGATTGGGCCAAATGAAAACACATTACAag GGAATCGccaaataaatataacaaacacaggaaaactgGTGGTGAAAGATTTTATAGAGTCATTATCTGGACTTTACACGTGTACTCTTTCCTATAAGACTATCAAAGCAGAAACCCAAGAGGAAACTACAATAAAGAAGAGATATGACTTTATGATCTTTg CCTATCGGGAGCCTGATTATTCTTATCATATGGCTGTGCGTTTTACCACGAAATCGTGTGTAGGAAGATATAATGACCTGCTCTTTCGAGTGCTGAAGAAAATCCTGGATAATTTAATCTCTGATTTGTTGTGCCATGTCATAGAGCCGTCATATAAGTGCCATTCTGTTAAAATTCCGGAGGGCGACTTCGTGCATGAGCTCTTCATAGCCTTTCAAG TGAATCCTTTTGCACCAGGCTGGAAAAGTGTGTGCAACAACTCTTCCGACTGTGAAGATGCCACTAACCGCAACATCCTCAAG GCAAGAGATCGGATAGAAGAGTTTTTCCGGAGCCAGGCATACATTTTGCACCATCACGTTAATAAAAGTATACCAGCGATGCACTTTGTGGACCACAGTTTTCAAGTAGTGCGCATAGATAACTGTCGGCCAGGCTTTGGGAAGAACGAAGGTCTGCACACCAATTGTGCTAGCTGTTGCG TGGTCTGTAGTCCTGGTACATTCAGTCCTGATGCCGATGTCACCTGTCAGATCTGTGTTTCTGTCCATACCTACGGAGCTAAGTCTTGCCCATAA